AAGATTTCTAGCCAGCTTGTTCGCTTGTCTCTGCTATCGTCTAGGAGAAGCGGGGTTTGGCTACAACCATGAGGTTGGCAATTCTGTGCATTGTGATGCCAAAAACTTCGGTCATATCCAAGTCCCTAGGCTGGATCCCATCAGGAAGCTCCCAATCGAAACTGTGAAGAAGTTGAGCTAAAGCAAGCTCAACACTGGCATTTCCAAATGCAATAGCCGGGCAGCTCCTTCTACCTGCACCGAAGGGTATCAGCTCAAAATCCTGCCCTTTGAAGTCAACGTTGCTATTTTCATTGAGAAATCTTTCTGGTCGAAACGATTCTGGATCGACCCAGGATTCTGGGTCCCGCCCAATTGACCAAGCATTGACGAAGAAACGGGTTTTTGCTGGGATGGAGTACCCATCAATAGTTACGTCCTCCATAGATTCTCTGGGGACTAACACTGGAGCAGGAGGGTGCAAGCGGAATATCTCCTTAATGACAGCCTTCAAGTATGGCAGATGAGGTAGGTCAGTTTCTTGCAcgaattttctctctccaacGATGCTTCGTACTTCGGCTTGTGCTCTTTCCATGGCTTTTTGATTGATGACAAGCTCTGTCATTCCCCAATCAAGGGTTATGAAAGTTGTATCAGTTCCTGCTGCAAACATATCCTGCAAAATCCATACGCTACGTATGAAAGGTCTCTTCTCGCTAAGGCATCTGCATGGCTATACAAGTGTATTGATGTTATAAAATACCGAACAAGAGGGAAGAATGATTCACAAACCAGGATGATGGCTTTAACATTGTCCCTGGTCAGAGGCATATCACCATAACCGTTCTTCAGTATATCAAGTAGAACATCCACAAGATACTTGTGCAACTCCGgagctttgttttctttttgatgaTCTCTCAGTATCTCGTCGAAAAGGTTATCAAAGCGCTGAAATGTGTGCTGAAGTCTGGACTTCATCCCGGTCAGACTGTGGATGAATTccatggaaggaaaaaaatctccTATGCTGAATCCTCCGAGCAACTCCTGATACTCCTCCAGCATCTTTTGAAACCCATGCCTGTCGTAGTCCCCTCCTGCTGAAAAATCCCTCCCAAAAGCTATCCGACAGAGAACATCATTTGCATATAAACCAAGCAGTTTAGTTAGATTTGTGGTGCCTGGAATAGACTCTGTAATCCGGTCAACTAACCGAGCAACTTCTTCTACCCTGACATGAGTGTATGATTGAACCCGTTTTACACTAAGCAATTCAAGAATGCAGATTTTTCTTATATGCCTCCAATAAGCACCATAGGGGGAGAAGACCACGTCAGTGCAATCATAGAACAAGTGTTTGGCGGAGAAGATCTGTGGACGGCTCGAAAGTGCGAGGTCGTGGGTTTTCATAACCTCCTTCGCCATTCTAGCTGAGGAAACAACTACGGTTGGGATTTCACCAAGCTGTAAGAAGATGATTGGGCCGTATGTTCTTGCAAGGTGGTGGAGGGATATGTGTGGCAATTTGCCTAGCTGATGGAGATTGCCAAGGATCGGTAACTTGGGAGGGCTCGGAGGGaggttgttctttcttttcctaggCTTGTTCTTTAAGAGAACTGCAATTACAGCCGCTATTACCAAGGTTAAGAGAAACAGATGCTGAAGGAGAGCCATTGCCATTTCACGAGAAACTTGCATGTTTTGTGATGTTGCAACAGTGGTCTTGTTTGATCTGTATACAATGTCTCTTCTTATACAAGGGACTTGTAGAAACCATCTCAGTTTGCTGAGAAATCTTTCGGTTTAGTCAATAAAAGTCAAGTTAGCAGATGTCACCCTTTCTTTTGGTACTTACCGTGATAGGTTTGTCATGGTTCAAGACATCAGCCCTAGTTGCAAGTTGGCGTTTGTTCCTTCATCTTATCCCCTTAGCATTGCCTCGGGATAATCATCTTGGGTGGGGTTATGATAGTATTCTACCCGGATAGGGGAAAAAATAGCAGGAAATACAAATGCTGTTGTGACACAAGTTGCCAAACTATCTAGTGATCGCTCAGTTACTGGTCTCAGAATTGTTTGGACTGTTGTGCGGACAACTGGTTTTGTGGTCCTCCTTTTCTAGATCGATAAGTAGTCCACAGACAGGCCAATCGTCGGAAGCCCCATGGCTTTGGAAAAATCTCATCGATCGTGGAATTGTCGTAGATTAGAAAGTTCCCTTTCGATCGAGATCTGCCGAGAAATTAGGTCCTTTAAAGACTTTTCTTGATGTGCCATGCGATGGGAACCTGACAGATGACCACTTTCTGCAAGATTATTCATAAGCTGCTTATCTGGAGTGGCGTGAACGTGATCTTGCGATACAGTCTCCCTTTTATATGGTTTACTATTCTACTGTATATTAAATGGAAGTTTGTTATGCTTTTGGTTTTTCTGGAGAATTTAACAGCAACTATATTGATGAAAGAAGGTTGAAGTTCCACGTAACCCATTTATGCAAATTGCAAAAAGTGCGTCTGGAAACTGGTTGATTTTTGGATATCCGGTATCAATGCTGGATTGTGGGAGCGTGATTTTGATGTCACCGTTAGTTTGTGGTTTGATGCGTAAGTGTGAATGTGTGTGGGATATATTTGGTAGAGGAATAAGAAGGGGACAAGGTATATAAATTCAAGATCTTAAGGGACAAGGATAGTTTGGTTAGTTTTAACAAAATAGTCGTAGAAGAGAAGAAGTAATGATGGAGGAGCATATGTATTTTATGCTGAGCTCCGAACACGGTGGAGCATGACTCCCCACTTACTCCACGCTCAATCCCATCTCCAGTTATAGAGCACATCCACCGCCTTAGAATATTTACCATAATTCCTAACTACCATAAAATATggagaaaattactaaaaaaattgtaaatttattatactcatgcaaattcaattttaaacctctcaatttgaccaatttaaacATATACCTTTTGTGGTCAGTATAGTTGTAAACATTTTACTTATGTCAATTTTGTCATATATATTTcgatgatttgctaatttaatcattttaattaatttggttGGAAAATGCTGACTCAATAAGTAAACTattcattttgtcaattttttccataaataattcttttgcatttttgtgaactttttctgaatttttattccattttttttattctttttgcaaCTCTTGGCCAGCTGAGGTTGTAGAAGTTGTTGGCCACGGAGTAGGCCAATGACCCTCGCCTGGCTTAGTGAGGGCGTCATGGCCCTCATTGtccaagaattgaaaaaaaaaaataataataaaataaaactaatgaaatattcaaaaaataaaaaagtgtaaaaaattatttatgtaaaTGTAGACTATGCCACATAAGATGGCTAGTGTTAACCATACTTGCATGTTACCTTTTTTCGGTCAAGATTAATTGCAAAGACTAAAGtggcataattaaaaaagtttaacatgcaattggcaaattgttaaacggtttatgactaaattgacataaagaTTTTGAGAATTAGTATAAaggcaataaatttatgactttttaaggaattttcctcaaaataaacAAGAACCATAAACTTTAACTACCTCCTAAGACTAGATTTCTACATGTTACCCTATTCTAAAAGTTGGATTACAAATTCCAACAAAACCTAACGTTCCTAACCATAGGTCTCCTTTGCCTAACAATCCAGTCCTAAGAAGTTGAGCTGATTGGCCTTTCTATCTCGTGGTTGGACTTCTCTTGATTACATTGTCGACTTTagctgaaaaaaaagaagaagaaaaagaaatacttaaAACGATAGCTCTCCACATAAATTAGGTCGGCCATTCAAAATATCGAATTCTACTCGAGTGTGATCAATGTTAAGTTGAAATCCCATGCTCATGCTTCGATAAATGTCGCGGAATAAGAAAAGTAGCTGAGGCATCATTTTACTCTGCAACTAGTTTAGAAGGTGTCTCTGGACCTTCGTCAGGTACCACCCGTTCATAGATTGTTCATGACGTTCATCGCTGATTTCATCGGTCTTCTTCCCACTATAATCCTGTGGTGCCCCTATCTCTATAAAGGGTTCTCTCTCATGCTATTAACATTGTTCGCGAGTGCACATGTGCTGATTTTTGCAGCATCTATGACTCTCAATGCCGACCCCGACTGATTTCTTTGTTGGACCTACGTAAACAAAGAAATTGTATTGCGGATGTCGGATCACGTAATGCCTACGTAGAACCTACGTTAGAAACATTGCAATGTCAGAAACTAGGAACAAAGGCAGAAGGAATTTCAGATGTGAAATCTGTCTTAAGATTGATGCCAAACAACAGATTTTTAATCAATGCCAGTGTTGGGGTTTTTTGAAGGAAATCTTTGGTTGACATATGTGACATGTCACAATGACACTCGGCGTATAGGACTtgattaagtgaaaacaaaggaGCTTTGATGCGGTAACAATAAAGTGAGCGACCATTTGAAGGTGAATAGGAAGAGGAGTAAAATAAGCAAGGTGAATATGAATGGCATTAAAGTGGCGTCAAGAGAAAATGACccaaaagaagagaagacaaaaagaaaagactaggaaaatggaaaagataTGGATGATCCGTACATGTCACGACTAGACTCGGCATAATTACcttgtcgagagagagagagagagagcactcaGGTATGCTTTTCTTATTTGacttaggccccgtttggttgggctttcccaaggggctttcggccccgaaagccccttggggaaaatatttggtgtttggcaaccatttTCGAAAGCTATTTGGCCAAATGTCGGCATTCCCGATCTTTGAAAGCCCAATCTTTGGGAGGACCGGCTTTGAGCAttgggcattttggaaatgcacaTTCACCGTTCATCGattcttgttcatcttcttcctcctccttccttatTCGTCGACTACTGTTCTTCGTCTTCCCCGCCAGCCGAGAGTTCGGCTTCCCCGGCAGCCGCCATCGCCGCGTGGGGGTCCCGCGTCCCCGGTGACCACCGCCAGGGGTGGCGGGACCCGTGACCCAGGCGAGGCTGCCTGAGGTTGTGCGGCCGCTTGAGGTCGCGCGGCGGAACCCGTGCGGCCGCCCGGGTCGCGTGAACCCGGCggcgtcgccgaggtcgcgcggcgTGCGACCCGGGCGGGCGTCGCCCGGTTAGCCGCGTGACCTCAGcggcgcgacctcggcgacgccGCCCGGGTTCGCGCCCGCCGGGTCGTGCGAACCCGGGCGACGCTTGCTTACGGGTCGCGCGGACCAGATCcggcgccggcgaggccgggcggcgccgcccgaggtcgcgcgaccttaggTAGCCTAGTCGGCGGCCAAATCTAGGTTCCCCAGACCTTGGCCAGCCTCGTCGGCGGCCAGATCTGGTTGCCGGTGGTTGGCCCGCCGTTGATCGGAGTTTCGATGGAATAAAGCCCCTTGAAAATGTTGggtttaccaaacggtatttacCCCAAAGTCACTTTCCAATGCCCAATTTGCCAAACATCCAAGCATTCCCGAAAACTCCTTTACcccaaagatatttgcatttggccaagggcattccccaaaagccgaaccaaacgggacCACATAGACTATTTATGGAACATAGAAAGACAGTTCAAATCCCAAACTACCTTATTTAACAcctccttattttatttttggccgaAATAACGGCCCCTTATTAACTAGTGATAATTAAGTCCACTAGCTAATGCTTCGACACCGAGAATACATAGACTGTTCATGACTTAAACTAATAGTACCTCCCTAGCGATGCAGACCAAGCACATATAACATATGCTTAACTCTTCAACGATAGATAGCATTTAGCTTCATCTCCTTTCGGAGCTTTCATAACAATCAAAAGCTTAGGGATAATCAAACCAAGTCCAAGAGGAGATTTTCAGCGTGCTTTGTTGTTCACCTGTGTCTAGGAGAAGCAGGGTTTGGCGACGACAACAAGGTTTTCGATCCTATGCATTGTGATGCCAAAAGCTTCTTCCATATCCAAATCTTTTGGGTGGACACCAGGAGGAAGTTGCCAATCGAAACTGTGAAGAAGTTGAGCTAAAGCAATCTCAACACTGGCATTTCCAAATGTGATAGCGGGGCAGCTTCTCCGACCTGCGCCAAATGGTATCAGCTCGAAGTCCTGTCCCTTGAAGTCGATGGTGCTATCCAAAAACCTATCTGGTAGAAATGCTTCAGGATCAACCCAGGATTGCGCATCACGCCCTATTGACCAAGCGTTAACAAAGAAACGCGTTTTTGCCGGAATGCAGTATCCATCAATTATTACGTCCTCCATGGATTCTCTTGGGAGTAACACAGGTGCAGGAGGATGCAGTCGGAATACCTCCTTGATGATAGCCTTCAAGTATGGTAATTGAGGTAGGTCAGTCTCTTGCACGTATTTGCTCTCTCCCACGACGCTTCGCAGTTCGGCTTGTGCTCTTTTGATGGCTTTAGGGTTCATGACAAGCTCTGTCATTGCCCAGTCAAGAGTGATGAATGTTGTATCTGTTCCTGCTGCAAAAAAATCCTGCAACATGCATGTTAGGTATGCTTTGCTATGCAAACTTTATGGCATATTGAAGATGATCATTGGAAGGGGCTCGGGCGAGTCGAGCTCTTATGTTGGGCCTAACATGTTGCTCAACTGTACTCATAGCAAAAGAAGACCGCACGTATAATTCTTTAGGCCAGACATCGCTTGGCTTGGGTTGAGTTGAGTTGAACCTTTTATTAAATGGCTACATGATCTCGTCTATTCTCtaaagttgaaaagtcaaaataacaacaattttcaattttatttattcctattttcaattatataattgaatttctctttatCACATAATAtgtattcaatatatatatttagtatcTATATCtgttacatattttaggtatattagtatagttcacatttaaaaaaaaattaatacagaaaatggaagggaaaaaataaataaaaaataaaagaaataaaaaagagagggaaaataatagataacaaataaataaaaatgaagtaggcaAGAGTATGAGAAATTCTTACTATCTCCATTTGTGCATTTTTAGGTTCATCTACACTAACATACCTTTGATACTAAATAATTGAACATTGGGATATGaagatatttgattttattattgcaATTCATAAACAATGGACTTGTTATAGCAAAATCCCtaaatttcatatcctatcttatctATTCCTATTTTGATTTGAAATCTAGGAGAAAAATGcaatctaaaaacttaaatggAATGTCAAGCTATAGGGGAGAATGATTTACCGACCAAGATGAGGGCTTTAACGTTGGCTCTTGTAAGGGGCATGTCACCGTAACCATTCTTCTCGATATCGATCAAAACATCTACAATGTCCTTCTGCCCCTCCATAGCTCTGCTTTCATTCAAATGTTCTCTCAGTATCTCGTCAAAAAGATTGTCGAAGCGCTTAAAAGCGTGTTGAAGTCTAGACTTCATCCCGGTCAGGCTATGAATGAATTCCATAGAAGGAAAGAAATCTCCCATGCTGAATCCCCCAAGCAGCTCCTGAAACTCCTCCAGCATCTTTTGAAATCCATGCTTATCATAATCCCCTCCTGCTGAAAAGTTCCTCCCAAAAGCACTCCGGCAAAGAACGTCATTTGCATATAACCCAATCAGTTTGGAAAGATTTATGGTGCCTGGACAAGACTCCGCAATCCGATGAATTAAACGAGCAACTTCTTCCTCCCTGACATGACCAAATGACTGAACCTGTTTTCCGCTAAGCACTTCGAGTATGCAGATTTTCCTTATGTGCCTCCAATAAGCGCCATAGGGAGAGAAGGCCATGTCTGTGCAGTCATAAAACAAGTGCTTGGCAGAGAAGATCTGAGGGCGGTTCGCGAGCACTAGGTCATGGGTTTTCATCACCTCCTTGGCCATTGCGGCTGAGGAAACGACTATGGTCGGGACTTCGCCGAGCTGCAAGGACATGATTGGCCCGTACTTTCTCGCGAGGCGATGGAGAGATATGTGTGGCGATTTGCCAAGCTGGTGAAGATTGCCGATGATTGGCAACTTAGGAGGGCTCGGTGGGAggttgctctttcttttcctagaCTTGCTCCTCAAGAGAACTATCAGCAAAGCTGCTACGACCAAGCACGTTGGGAGAAACAGTTGTTGAAGGAGAGCCATTGCAAAATATGTGATATTGCTAAACTGTACTTCTTATTTGATTCCTACTTAGTTTTTATACACGGACGTCACTGAATCCATCTGATTTGCtggtctttttgttttttcattgtcGTCAATGTCagtcattttaaaaagaattgtaCACATTTTCTTGTAAATATATGATCCATTCGGCCAGGACAAAGACATTCACTTGCAAATTTGGTGTCCCGAGGTCGAATTTTTAATGCTTTTCTGACTAATCATTAGAGATGCCCCAGTTAACAAGAGATTATCTTGCTTGAGCAAGTCGCTGCTTGATAGATATCTGCTACACAATAATCACGTTGTTAGATCTTTATTTAATGTTTTAAGTGATTGAGGAAATCAAAAGGACGACTGAtgaatctcttttttttttttttttctgtttaatgttttaatatccTTCTCGCCTGCTTGTCGACTAATAATGCTAGGAAATAAGCTGATTCGCCCTTCAATCTTGAGTACCCCTCCAAAGTGGAAAATCACCAGATGTTGGACTTTCTTGACTATCTTAACAATTTTGTCGTaaagaacaaagagaaaatcTGATTCTCCAACGTCATCCACATGAATATGGTCATTGTCCGAAAAATACGAAACATAGAATCAAAATTGATCTTCATGATTCCTGTCgtgataaatagagattttcacaaagacATACTTTTATCCATAAAATGATACCCTTAATTTGAAGATAAAAACATTCATTGTCTTCATgattctcaaaaagaaaaatgaagaaatattttttccatCTCCCTTAACTCACTTTTCCCCAAAAAATGAAGATTATGTCTCTCTCCCTTGGATTATGTCTGATTGGAGGATGGAATACAATGTTCTTTTCACATCGTGGGTGgaaagataatatatatatatatatatatatatatatatatatatataaaagtcatgttcataaggtaaatcaacgatatgttttctttcccaaaaggcattgggtaGATAGAACATATAGTTTTctctatgtgtttttgtagggaagcaatgatgtttggttttataagattttcttctattcttttgattAAATCTTTTTTAAGAActcaagttgattttctttgtcttttataaggcaatttatttctgaaatagaatgttcttgtaaaatatttaagcCCAAAGATATATACATTCAATGGGTgctttcacacacacacacacacacacacacacacacacacacatgtataTATTATCAAGGGATGCCTTCTATCAAAGCACCCATTAACTTTCATGAGACTTGCACCTCTTCATAGAAAAATGGTAACTTCTCAATGAGGATTGTATGCTTTCATTAGAATCGTAACTTCTCATAGCCAATACATTTTtagtattaaatatttattaaaccattaattattaaaatcatGTGGATCACACAttaattcttacattctcccacttgaccCATACGACattcctttcatggtttaataaagaCCACAATGTGCACAACAAGATAATGCtaaaattttccttaaattggCTAttacataataatcacaattacgtaaagaaaactaatgcgagTCATGACGATCGTATGTCATTAATCCACATAGTCCCTTCCATGTACGACAACATAGTTCTCTACTTAACAAGATCtataaatgagaagtacagtAATGATCCAATCATAATGTCTTTGTTAGAGACTATCCTATTtgacattaatttattttcataatgtatactaaatagaaaataggaaaaatcataaacacaTAATTGAGCTCAGagtgtcaaatacataaacttaatgCAATCATATTACAACAATTAATGATGTCCAATAATGTTCATCTTTTCAACATTGTCATTAAATTCTTGGGTGGCAGTTCTTTTGTTAAGGGATTTGCTATCATAAGGTTGGTGTTAATATGCTCGATCGACACTATCTATTTCTAAACTTCTTTAACAGATAAGTATTTGATTtccatatgcttagcacccttaTAATACTGGTCATTCTTTAAGAAGAAAACTGTAGAGgagttatcacaataaattttcagtGGCTTGGCAATACTGTCAACAATCACAACCCCTGAAATAAAGTTCCATAGTCATAATCCATGAATAGTCATCTCAAGATGATTGGATCTTTTATAAGTGACATACGATTCTTCGTTCTTTGCAAATATCTTAGAACTTTCTTTACAGCTTTCGAATGGTCCAATTCAGGGTCACTTTGATACCTGCCCAGCATCTCGATAGCAAAACTAATGTTTGGTCTAGTGCAAGTTTGAGCATATATTAAGCTCCCAATTATAAATGCATAATGAAtacttttcatttgttcttgCTCCAATTCACTTTTTGAACATTACATAAGACTAAATTTATCACTTTTCTGAACTGGAACTAATCCTGCTGAACATCTATACAtcttaaatctctctaaaattttcttaatgtaGGCTTTTAAAGACAATTCTAACAATTCTTGTGATCTATCacgaaatatttttattcctatCACATACGTTGCTTCTCCCATATCTTTCATTccaaaattcttagagagaaacttcttgattttatataacaaaccaagatcattagtAGTAAGCAAAATATCGTCAACATAGAGAACTAGcaaaataaacttgctcccaccAACCTTTATATATACACACTGATCAATGATGTTTTTGTTAATTCTATATGAAGTTATTGTATCATTAAACTTAAGATATCATTGTTGGGAaacttgtttaagtccatatgtTGATTTGTTTAATTTACACACTATGTGTTCCTTTCCTTTAATTGAAAAACATTTAGGTTGGTCCATATAAATCTATTCttctaaattcccattaagaaatgCGGTTCTGACACCCATTTAGTGTAATTCTAAATAATAATGAGCCACCAACGCCATAATAATTCTAAGTAAGTCTTTCTTGGAAACTGGTAAAAATATCTccttatagttttttttttttggtaaagaaaaacCTCCTTATAGTTAATGCCTTCTTTATGAGTAAAAATTTTAGCAACAAGTCTAGCCTTATATTGCTCGATATCGTCTTTTGAATCGCGCTTgatcttaaagacccatttacacaGGACATTTTTACATCATTTAAGCAATTCAACAAGGTcataaacttgattttgatgcatagATTTTAAATCTTGTTTTATagcattaaaccattcattagaattTTCACATTCCATGACTTGAGAAAATGAACTTgtatcattttcaattcttaagtCAATTATTTACTGTTATAGATAAACCAcataatcataagaaataacTGATGTCCTTTTTCATTGAGATCTTCTT
The nucleotide sequence above comes from Eucalyptus grandis isolate ANBG69807.140 chromosome 2, ASM1654582v1, whole genome shotgun sequence. Encoded proteins:
- the LOC104417490 gene encoding cytochrome P450 71AP13 encodes the protein MTNLSRSNKTTVATSQNMQVSREMAMALLQHLFLLTLVIAAVIAVLLKNKPRKRKNNLPPSPPKLPILGNLHQLGKLPHISLHHLARTYGPIIFLQLGEIPTVVVSSARMAKEVMKTHDLALSSRPQIFSAKHLFYDCTDVVFSPYGAYWRHIRKICILELLSVKRVQSYTHVRVEEVARLVDRITESIPGTTNLTKLLGLYANDVLCRIAFGRDFSAGGDYDRHGFQKMLEEYQELLGGFSIGDFFPSMEFIHSLTGMKSRLQHTFQRFDNLFDEILRDHQKENKAPELHKYLVDVLLDILKNGYGDMPLTRDNVKAIILDMFAAGTDTTFITLDWGMTELVINQKAMERAQAEVRSIVGERKFVQETDLPHLPYLKAVIKEIFRLHPPAPVLVPRESMEDVTIDGYSIPAKTRFFVNAWSIGRDPESWVDPESFRPERFLNENSNVDFKGQDFELIPFGAGRRSCPAIAFGNASVELALAQLLHSFDWELPDGIQPRDLDMTEVFGITMHRIANLMVVAKPRFS
- the LOC104431453 gene encoding cytochrome P450 71AP13-like produces the protein MALLQQLFLPTCLVVAALLIVLLRSKSRKRKSNLPPSPPKLPIIGNLHQLGKSPHISLHRLARKYGPIMSLQLGEVPTIVVSSAAMAKEVMKTHDLVLANRPQIFSAKHLFYDCTDMAFSPYGAYWRHIRKICILEVLSGKQVQSFGHVREEEVARLIHRIAESCPGTINLSKLIGLYANDVLCRSAFGRNFSAGGDYDKHGFQKMLEEFQELLGGFSMGDFFPSMEFIHSLTGMKSRLQHAFKRFDNLFDEILREHLNESRAMEGQKDIVDVLIDIEKNGYGDMPLTRANVKALILDFFAAGTDTTFITLDWAMTELVMNPKAIKRAQAELRSVVGESKYVQETDLPQLPYLKAIIKEVFRLHPPAPVLLPRESMEDVIIDGYCIPAKTRFFVNAWSIGRDAQSWVDPEAFLPDRFLDSTIDFKGQDFELIPFGAGRRSCPAITFGNASVEIALAQLLHSFDWQLPPGVHPKDLDMEEAFGITMHRIENLVVVAKPCFS